A single Vanessa atalanta chromosome 25, ilVanAtal1.2, whole genome shotgun sequence DNA region contains:
- the LOC125073644 gene encoding collagen alpha-1(I) chain-like isoform X5 — MVNTCYYCHIFNNSLKLAKARRGMIKEKEKGGGARLKDEPNDPAEPGHGSRPPSASLPTPAALKKEPDEPAHRVKMEPHSQGGEDSNADLGVDGIKTEIDGLMDSDGDPTKSPQCELGGPGSLKSERLSSDSNDIIDPQTGLRGSAGNLQDGNQNCRNPNGPENMGSCRMGNTGPMGPGVSMGPMSSEAQSLPSNVISKQSGSMEQQSQIFVFSTLLANKGAEAVISGQHHSIIAYHCAQPGTKKYLEKHPLKMGQFNKQNPAQWLNNLAMAKNRGGMRGGPNMMGGPNQMGHMMGGPMGPNMGPMGHGGMGHMGPNMMGPNRMGGPGNQMMMMKGGPGQMGQMGPGMGPMDGFPGGTPSCGVMDGLGADGEMPWDTKNPSVMSNGMSNGPSQMPACSEAGGDNNSGDNNLSCQSGPKALVSSAGVKIPDENLTPQQRAHREEQLATIRKMQQILFPESGSNPNQPNDGSQPPSDINPPNSTANMNMSFPPMSAHGPMGSGPNGPMVSMQSSMSSGPNCTMSGPMGPNGPMGPGPMGPGGPMGPNGPMGGPMGNMGGPGMGMGGHGSMGPNGMMGPNGPMMGGMGPNGPMGPNGPMGPMGPCGMKGIRGACGGPDMKSGMCTDMHMGRGCGGPMGRMPNPMGGMGGPKPCMMGGPHMGPRMMPGPNLNTMNGGIMMEGGMMGGMVPHGDCGPDHHMSVNGPMCDEYGRGRNMGPGDPGGLGPGLGAGMAGLGAGHKAARSPKSPPGDIDWQKLHHQFFDDNKNMDNELGTQVKSPCSERGGCLPPPPYGASPLHRSASVPIATQSPSQGAVMPMSAEASRAGSALSSPAHCKQKSDAPGQELTIQKQPNTSLKDNGPPSNNGGQTPQSNSNQKSPAGMMPGTPEPHSSLSEQRAGRFSMEQSPGFNNPQTPTSAASSTKCGQDEKSRPSPSSNRSSQDSASKTPQREGREGREGPSLSQGPYAPSSTAKSSCSVVSAPSHSDDTMASNTEVLYETTLSGGPNSTSLPGPFPGPCSMNRPDNIPINPNQGPNGPMGTSTSSFDPISSLAQMSQQLTNTVGGGGPGPGGPMGPNGSGMGPFGSGPHHMQHHHSMHPHGHPHMMMNDLGCHMDNMGGPGMGGPMEGMMSGGDFPPDMNLSPKMGGGPMGGPMGPMGPDASMMGPRMGGAGKMPPFNGANVQVKASAPNTIQYLPTRPQMPCNTGPRGPPSLDFLQRVTNPMQMDSSKGVQYFPGARGMDMEGGMRGVMRAPGMLRMPHYPAGFNSPPKMAGDPFGGPGPNPMCGPNFRGVKGGMGPGNVRMGAAQPLAPSMGGPGPGFKGQGFAVPSTADPNYAAQFHNFQQQLYATGSRGAQPHQGYPPYQPSK; from the exons ATGGTGAATACTTGTTATTACTGTCACATTTTCAACAATTCAC tCAAGTTGGCGAAGGCACGTAGGGGAATGATCAAGGAGAAGGAGAAAGGCGGGGGTGCCCGCCTTAAAGACGAACCTAATGATCCTGCCGAACctg GTCACGGATCTCGTCCACCGTCCGCGTCATTGCCGACACCAGCGGCACTAAAAAAGGAACCGGACGAACCGGCACATAGAGTTAAAATGGAACCGCACAGCCAAGGCGGCGAGGACTCTAACGCCGACCTTGGTGTCGACGGTATTAAGACTGAAATTGACGGCCTCATGGATAGTGATG gtgaCCCCACAAAATCTCCGCAATGTGAACTTGGAGGACCCGGATCACTGAAGTCAGAACGACTCTCATCCGATTCAAATGACATTATAGATCCACAAACTGGTCTCCGAGGATCGGCTGGAAATTTGCAG gatGGCAATCAAAACTGCCGCAATCCAAATGGCCCAGAGAACATGGGCTCATGTCGTATGGGCAATACGGGTCCTATGGGGCCTGGAGTGTCCATGGGACCAATGTCGAGCGAGGCGCAATCATTGCCTTCCAATGTCATCAGCAAACAGTCTGGGAGTATGGAG CAGCAGAGTCAAATCTTCGTTTTCTCAACGCTACTCGCAAACAAAGGCGCTGAGGCTGTCATTTCTGGACAGCACCATTCCATCATTGCCTACCATTGTGCTCAGCCTGGCACTAAAAAGTATCTTGAG aaACATCCTTTGAAAATGGGCcagtttaataaacaaaatccaGCACAATGGCTCAATAATCTTGCTATGGCTAAGAATCGAGGCGGCATGCGTGGAGGGCCAAATATGATGGGTGGACCAAAtcaaatgggccacatgatgggTGGTCCTATGGGACCGAATATGGGTCCCATGGGCCACGGCGGAATGGGCCACATGGGTCCCAACATGATGGGCCCGAATCGTATGGGTGGACCCGGAAAtcaaatgatgatgatgaaaggAGGGCCTGGACAAATGGGGCAGATGGGTCCAGGCATGGGTCCGATGGATGGGTTTCCAGGAGGCACCCCGTCCTGTGGTGTCATGGACGGCCTCGGTGCTGATGGTGAAATGCCCTGGGACACC AAAAACCCCTCCGTAATGTCGAATGGCATGTCTAACGGTCCTTCACAAATGCCGGCCTGCTCTGAAGCAGGCGGTGATAATAACTCTGGAGATAATAATCTTTCTTGCCAGTCTGGTCCAAAAG CTCTAGTTTCGTCCGCAGGCGTTAAGATACCTGACGAGAATCTGACGCCACAGCAGCGAGCACATCGCGAAGAACAACTCGCGACCATACGCAAGATGCAACAAATTCTATTCCCAGAGAGCGGAAGCAACCCTAACCAGCCAAACGACGGGTCACAACCACCCTCTGACATAAATCCACCCAACTCAACTGCAAATATGAACATGTCTTTCCCTCCAATGTCTGCTCATGGACCGATGGGATCTGGACCAAATGGACCCATGGTATCAATGCAGAGTAGTATGAGTAGTGGACCTAATTGCACAATGTCTGGACCTATGGGCCCAAACGGTCCGATGGGACCCGGTCCTATGGGCCCAGGTGGTCCGATGGGTCCCAATGGACCTATGGGAGGTCCTATGGGTAATATGGGTGGCCCTGGAATGGGAATGGGTGGTCATGGATCTATGGGACCTAATGGGATGATGGGTCCTAACGGTCCAATGATGGGTGGAATGGGACCTAATGGACCAATGGGACCAAATGGACCCATGGGGCCTATGGGGCCATGTGGAATGAAAGGCATCAGAGGTGCGTGTGGTGGACCAGATATGAAATCTGGGATGTGCACAGACATGCATATGGGTAGAGGATGCGGTGGGCCTATGGGT cgTATGCCAAACCCTATGGGTGGTATGGGCGGACCTAAACCTTGTATGATGGGTGGACCACACATGGGGCCAAGGATGATGCCAGGGCCGAATCTGAATACTATGAAtg GTGGTATAATGATGGAAGGCGGTATGATGGGGGGCATGGTCCCCCACGGAGACTGCGGACCTGACCATCACATGTCCGTCAACGGACCCATGTGCGACGAATACGGACGTGGCAGAAAT ATGGGCCCGGGCGACCCCGGCGGGCTGGGCCCGGGGCTGGGCGCCGGGATGGCGGGGCTGGGCGCGGGGCACAAGGCGGCGCGCAGCCCCAAGTCCCCGCCCGGAGACATCGACTGGCAGAAGCTGCACCACCAGTTCTTTGACGACAACAAGAACATGGACAACGAACTCG GCACGCAAGTGAAATCTCCGTGTTCAGAGCGCGGCGGGTGCCTGCCGCCGCCGCCCTACGGCGCCTCACCCCTACATCGCTCAGCCTCTGTGCCTATCG CCACGCAGTCTCCGTCTCAGGGCGCGGTGATGCCGATGTCGGCGGAGGCGTCCCGCGCCGGCTCGGCGCTCAGCAGCCCCGCGCACTGCAAGCAGAAGTCCGACGCGCCAG GTCAAGAGTTAACGATACAGAAACAGCCTAACACCTCATTGAAGGACAACGGACCGCCGTCGAACAATGGCGGACAAACACCACAATCTAATTCGAATCAAAAATCACCTGCtgg CATGATGCCGGGCACGCCGGAGCCGCACTCGTCCCTGTCCGAGCAGCGCGCGGGGCGCTTCTCTATGGAACAGAGCCCCGGCTTCAACAACCCGCAGACGCCCACGTCGGCCGCCTCCAGCACCAAGTGCGGCCAGG acGAAAAATCCCGGCCAAGTCCATCATCGAACAGATCGAGTCAAGATAGCGCATCAAAAACACCTCAGCGAGAGGGTCGAGAGGGCCGCGAAGGTCCTTCGCTCAGCCAGGGCCCCTACGCGCCGTCTTCCACCGCGAAAAGTAGCTGCAGTGTCGTATCCGCACCTTCACACTCTGACGACACAATGGCATCGAACACGGAGGTATTGtatgaa ACGACGTTATCGGGTGGTCCAAATAGTACGAGTTTACCGGGTCCATTCCCTGGTCCATGTAGTATGAACAGGCCGGACAACATTCCCATAAATCCGAACCAAGGCCCAAATGGCCCCATGGGTACTTCCACGTCATCCTTCGACCCAATCTCGTCGCTTGCACAGATGTCGCAACAACTGACAAATACAGTGGGCGGTGGGGGCCCAGGACCTGGTGGACCCATGGGGCCTAATGGTAGTGGAATGGGACCGTTCGGTTCAGGACCACATCACATGCAACATCATCATTCTATGCATCCGCATGGACATCCTCACATGATGATGAATGATTTAG GTTGCCATATGGATAATATGGGAGGTCCAGGAATGGGCGGGCCAATGGAGGGAATGATGAGTGGTGGTGATTTTCCACCGGATATGAATCTGAGTCCGAAAATGGGTGGAGGGCCCATGGGTGGGCCGATGGGCCCGATGGGACCGGACGCCTCCATGATGGGACCGCGAATGGGTGGTGCTGGAAAAATGCCCCCTTTTAACGGTGCGAACGTTCAAGTAAAAGCCAGCGCGCCTAACACGATACAGTATTTACCGACGAGGCCACAGATGCCATGCAATACGGGTCCCAGAGGACCCCCGAGTCTCGACTTCCTGCAACGAGTCACGAACCCCATGCAAATGGATAGCAGTAAAGGTGTAC
- the LOC125073644 gene encoding collagen alpha-1(I) chain-like isoform X1: protein MVNTCYYCHIFNNSLKLAKARRGMIKEKEKGGGARLKDEPNDPAEPGHGSRPPSASLPTPAALKKEPDEPAHRVKMEPHSQGGEDSNADLGVDGIKTEIDGLMDSDGDPTKSPQCELGGPGSLKSERLSSDSNDIIDPQTGLRGSAGNLQDGNQNCRNPNGPENMGSCRMGNTGPMGPGVSMGPMSSEAQSLPSNVISKQSGSMEQQSQIFVFSTLLANKGAEAVISGQHHSIIAYHCAQPGTKKYLEKHPLKMGQFNKQNPAQWLNNLAMAKNRGGMRGGPNMMGGPNQMGHMMGGPMGPNMGPMGHGGMGHMGPNMMGPNRMGGPGNQMMMMKGGPGQMGQMGPGMGPMDGFPGGTPSCGVMDGLGADGEMPWDTKNPSVMSNGMSNGPSQMPACSEAGGDNNSGDNNLSCQSGPKALVSSAGVKIPDENLTPQQRAHREEQLATIRKMQQILFPESGSNPNQPNDGSQPPSDINPPNSTANMNMSFPPMSAHGPMGSGPNGPMVSMQSSMSSGPNCTMSGPMGPNGPMGPGPMGPGGPMGPNGPMGGPMGNMGGPGMGMGGHGSMGPNGMMGPNGPMMGGMGPNGPMGPNGPMGPMGPCGMKGIRGACGGPDMKSGMCTDMHMGRGCGGPMGRMPNPMGGMGGPKPCMMGGPHMGPRMMPGPNLNTMNGGIMMEGGMMGGMVPHGDCGPDHHMSVNGPMCDEYGRGRNMGPGDPGGLGPGLGAGMAGLGAGHKAARSPKSPPGDIDWQKLHHQFFDDNKNMDNELGTQVKSPCSERGGCLPPPPYGASPLHRSASVPIATQSPSQGAVMPMSAEASRAGSALSSPAHCKQKSDAPEILEKLDDGVFVRTLQCLAAQQQKNQQGGSHSKEPSLMPVPSPQQISYLNQFEGQELTIQKQPNTSLKDNGPPSNNGGQTPQSNSNQKSPAGMMPGTPEPHSSLSEQRAGRFSMEQSPGFNNPQTPTSAASSTKCGQDEKSRPSPSSNRSSQDSASKTPQREGREGREGPSLSQGPYAPSSTAKSSCSVVSAPSHSDDTMASNTEVLYETTLSGGPNSTSLPGPFPGPCSMNRPDNIPINPNQGPNGPMGTSTSSFDPISSLAQMSQQLTNTVGGGGPGPGGPMGPNGSGMGPFGSGPHHMQHHHSMHPHGHPHMMMNDLGCHMDNMGGPGMGGPMEGMMSGGDFPPDMNLSPKMGGGPMGGPMGPMGPDASMMGPRMGGAGKMPPFNGANVQVKASAPNTIQYLPTRPQMPCNTGPRGPPSLDFLQRVTNPMQMDSSKGVQYFPGARGMDMEGGMRGVMRAPGMLRMPHYPAGFNSPPKMAGDPFGGPGPNPMCGPNFRGVKGGMGPGNVRMGAAQPLAPSMGGPGPGFKGQGFAVPSTADPNYAAQFHNFQQQLYATGSRGAQPHQGYPPYQPSK, encoded by the exons ATGGTGAATACTTGTTATTACTGTCACATTTTCAACAATTCAC tCAAGTTGGCGAAGGCACGTAGGGGAATGATCAAGGAGAAGGAGAAAGGCGGGGGTGCCCGCCTTAAAGACGAACCTAATGATCCTGCCGAACctg GTCACGGATCTCGTCCACCGTCCGCGTCATTGCCGACACCAGCGGCACTAAAAAAGGAACCGGACGAACCGGCACATAGAGTTAAAATGGAACCGCACAGCCAAGGCGGCGAGGACTCTAACGCCGACCTTGGTGTCGACGGTATTAAGACTGAAATTGACGGCCTCATGGATAGTGATG gtgaCCCCACAAAATCTCCGCAATGTGAACTTGGAGGACCCGGATCACTGAAGTCAGAACGACTCTCATCCGATTCAAATGACATTATAGATCCACAAACTGGTCTCCGAGGATCGGCTGGAAATTTGCAG gatGGCAATCAAAACTGCCGCAATCCAAATGGCCCAGAGAACATGGGCTCATGTCGTATGGGCAATACGGGTCCTATGGGGCCTGGAGTGTCCATGGGACCAATGTCGAGCGAGGCGCAATCATTGCCTTCCAATGTCATCAGCAAACAGTCTGGGAGTATGGAG CAGCAGAGTCAAATCTTCGTTTTCTCAACGCTACTCGCAAACAAAGGCGCTGAGGCTGTCATTTCTGGACAGCACCATTCCATCATTGCCTACCATTGTGCTCAGCCTGGCACTAAAAAGTATCTTGAG aaACATCCTTTGAAAATGGGCcagtttaataaacaaaatccaGCACAATGGCTCAATAATCTTGCTATGGCTAAGAATCGAGGCGGCATGCGTGGAGGGCCAAATATGATGGGTGGACCAAAtcaaatgggccacatgatgggTGGTCCTATGGGACCGAATATGGGTCCCATGGGCCACGGCGGAATGGGCCACATGGGTCCCAACATGATGGGCCCGAATCGTATGGGTGGACCCGGAAAtcaaatgatgatgatgaaaggAGGGCCTGGACAAATGGGGCAGATGGGTCCAGGCATGGGTCCGATGGATGGGTTTCCAGGAGGCACCCCGTCCTGTGGTGTCATGGACGGCCTCGGTGCTGATGGTGAAATGCCCTGGGACACC AAAAACCCCTCCGTAATGTCGAATGGCATGTCTAACGGTCCTTCACAAATGCCGGCCTGCTCTGAAGCAGGCGGTGATAATAACTCTGGAGATAATAATCTTTCTTGCCAGTCTGGTCCAAAAG CTCTAGTTTCGTCCGCAGGCGTTAAGATACCTGACGAGAATCTGACGCCACAGCAGCGAGCACATCGCGAAGAACAACTCGCGACCATACGCAAGATGCAACAAATTCTATTCCCAGAGAGCGGAAGCAACCCTAACCAGCCAAACGACGGGTCACAACCACCCTCTGACATAAATCCACCCAACTCAACTGCAAATATGAACATGTCTTTCCCTCCAATGTCTGCTCATGGACCGATGGGATCTGGACCAAATGGACCCATGGTATCAATGCAGAGTAGTATGAGTAGTGGACCTAATTGCACAATGTCTGGACCTATGGGCCCAAACGGTCCGATGGGACCCGGTCCTATGGGCCCAGGTGGTCCGATGGGTCCCAATGGACCTATGGGAGGTCCTATGGGTAATATGGGTGGCCCTGGAATGGGAATGGGTGGTCATGGATCTATGGGACCTAATGGGATGATGGGTCCTAACGGTCCAATGATGGGTGGAATGGGACCTAATGGACCAATGGGACCAAATGGACCCATGGGGCCTATGGGGCCATGTGGAATGAAAGGCATCAGAGGTGCGTGTGGTGGACCAGATATGAAATCTGGGATGTGCACAGACATGCATATGGGTAGAGGATGCGGTGGGCCTATGGGT cgTATGCCAAACCCTATGGGTGGTATGGGCGGACCTAAACCTTGTATGATGGGTGGACCACACATGGGGCCAAGGATGATGCCAGGGCCGAATCTGAATACTATGAAtg GTGGTATAATGATGGAAGGCGGTATGATGGGGGGCATGGTCCCCCACGGAGACTGCGGACCTGACCATCACATGTCCGTCAACGGACCCATGTGCGACGAATACGGACGTGGCAGAAAT ATGGGCCCGGGCGACCCCGGCGGGCTGGGCCCGGGGCTGGGCGCCGGGATGGCGGGGCTGGGCGCGGGGCACAAGGCGGCGCGCAGCCCCAAGTCCCCGCCCGGAGACATCGACTGGCAGAAGCTGCACCACCAGTTCTTTGACGACAACAAGAACATGGACAACGAACTCG GCACGCAAGTGAAATCTCCGTGTTCAGAGCGCGGCGGGTGCCTGCCGCCGCCGCCCTACGGCGCCTCACCCCTACATCGCTCAGCCTCTGTGCCTATCG CCACGCAGTCTCCGTCTCAGGGCGCGGTGATGCCGATGTCGGCGGAGGCGTCCCGCGCCGGCTCGGCGCTCAGCAGCCCCGCGCACTGCAAGCAGAAGTCCGACGCGCCAG AGATATTAGAGAAATTGGACGATGGTGTTTTCGTCCGTACGCTCCAATGTTTGGCGGCGCAGCAACAGAAGAACCAACAGGGCGGATCGCATTCGAAGGAACCGAGTTTGATGCCCGTGCCATCACCGCAACAAATATCGTATCTCAACCAGTTTGAAG GTCAAGAGTTAACGATACAGAAACAGCCTAACACCTCATTGAAGGACAACGGACCGCCGTCGAACAATGGCGGACAAACACCACAATCTAATTCGAATCAAAAATCACCTGCtgg CATGATGCCGGGCACGCCGGAGCCGCACTCGTCCCTGTCCGAGCAGCGCGCGGGGCGCTTCTCTATGGAACAGAGCCCCGGCTTCAACAACCCGCAGACGCCCACGTCGGCCGCCTCCAGCACCAAGTGCGGCCAGG acGAAAAATCCCGGCCAAGTCCATCATCGAACAGATCGAGTCAAGATAGCGCATCAAAAACACCTCAGCGAGAGGGTCGAGAGGGCCGCGAAGGTCCTTCGCTCAGCCAGGGCCCCTACGCGCCGTCTTCCACCGCGAAAAGTAGCTGCAGTGTCGTATCCGCACCTTCACACTCTGACGACACAATGGCATCGAACACGGAGGTATTGtatgaa ACGACGTTATCGGGTGGTCCAAATAGTACGAGTTTACCGGGTCCATTCCCTGGTCCATGTAGTATGAACAGGCCGGACAACATTCCCATAAATCCGAACCAAGGCCCAAATGGCCCCATGGGTACTTCCACGTCATCCTTCGACCCAATCTCGTCGCTTGCACAGATGTCGCAACAACTGACAAATACAGTGGGCGGTGGGGGCCCAGGACCTGGTGGACCCATGGGGCCTAATGGTAGTGGAATGGGACCGTTCGGTTCAGGACCACATCACATGCAACATCATCATTCTATGCATCCGCATGGACATCCTCACATGATGATGAATGATTTAG GTTGCCATATGGATAATATGGGAGGTCCAGGAATGGGCGGGCCAATGGAGGGAATGATGAGTGGTGGTGATTTTCCACCGGATATGAATCTGAGTCCGAAAATGGGTGGAGGGCCCATGGGTGGGCCGATGGGCCCGATGGGACCGGACGCCTCCATGATGGGACCGCGAATGGGTGGTGCTGGAAAAATGCCCCCTTTTAACGGTGCGAACGTTCAAGTAAAAGCCAGCGCGCCTAACACGATACAGTATTTACCGACGAGGCCACAGATGCCATGCAATACGGGTCCCAGAGGACCCCCGAGTCTCGACTTCCTGCAACGAGTCACGAACCCCATGCAAATGGATAGCAGTAAAGGTGTAC